From a region of the Candidatus Polarisedimenticolaceae bacterium genome:
- a CDS encoding hemolysin family protein, producing MSTLPFIAVAFALVAVNAFFVAAEFALVRVRVTRIEELVGTGVRRAVATREVLRHLDAYISACQLGITLTSLGLGWVGEPAFARLFEPLFSWTGAWSVAAAHSAAIVAAFALITFLHVVLGELAPKTFAIAHPESTALAVSWPLHAFKTVFWPLIALMNGTSNFIVRLAGLTPASEGSLAHSEAELRMILAVSEKSGVLSEPHARLLSRALDFPDRTVRQILVPRGDVVYLDLRNAYAENLVRARDYGHTRYPLCDGGIDQVVGVVNIKDLFPLAAPPATGGDLRAIARPPLFIPDTVRIEQALALFQKRRIHLGVVVDEYGGTAGVVTLEDVLEELIGEIQDEYDQETPKVQPQPDGRLLVDAALSLDDMDSVLGIADDGEEDVDTIAGLVLARLGRIARVGDAVRIGGRRVEVVKVRGRRILRLAVSPPSLDGGQGKS from the coding sequence GTGAGCACGCTTCCGTTCATCGCCGTCGCGTTCGCCCTCGTCGCGGTGAATGCCTTCTTCGTCGCCGCCGAGTTCGCGCTCGTCCGCGTGAGGGTCACGCGGATCGAGGAGCTCGTCGGCACCGGCGTGCGGCGGGCCGTCGCCACCCGCGAGGTCCTCCGCCACCTCGACGCGTACATCTCGGCGTGCCAGCTGGGCATCACGCTGACCTCCCTCGGCCTCGGATGGGTCGGTGAGCCCGCGTTCGCGCGGCTGTTCGAGCCTCTGTTCTCGTGGACGGGAGCGTGGAGCGTCGCCGCGGCGCACTCCGCCGCGATCGTCGCGGCCTTCGCCCTGATCACGTTCCTGCACGTGGTTCTCGGCGAGCTCGCCCCGAAGACCTTCGCGATCGCGCATCCGGAGTCGACCGCGCTCGCCGTGTCCTGGCCGCTTCACGCCTTCAAGACCGTCTTCTGGCCGCTCATCGCGCTGATGAACGGGACGTCCAACTTCATCGTGCGCCTGGCGGGTCTCACCCCCGCCAGCGAGGGATCGCTCGCCCACAGCGAAGCGGAGCTCCGGATGATCCTCGCGGTCAGCGAGAAGAGCGGCGTGCTCTCCGAGCCTCACGCGCGGCTGCTGTCCCGGGCCCTGGATTTCCCCGACCGGACCGTCCGGCAGATCCTCGTTCCTCGGGGGGACGTCGTCTACCTCGACCTGCGGAACGCCTACGCCGAGAACCTCGTCCGGGCCCGGGACTACGGACACACGCGGTATCCGCTCTGCGACGGCGGCATCGACCAGGTCGTCGGGGTGGTCAACATCAAGGACCTCTTCCCGCTCGCCGCTCCCCCCGCGACCGGAGGGGATCTGCGCGCGATCGCCCGCCCGCCGTTGTTCATCCCCGACACGGTGCGCATCGAACAGGCGTTGGCCCTGTTCCAGAAACGTCGGATCCACCTCGGCGTCGTCGTCGACGAATACGGCGGCACCGCCGGGGTGGTCACGCTCGAGGACGTCCTCGAGGAGCTGATCGGCGAGATCCAGGACGAATACGACCAGGAGACTCCCAAGGTGCAGCCCCAGCCCGACGGGCGGTTGCTCGTCGACGCGGCCCTCTCGCTCGACGACATGGACTCCGTCCTGGGGATCGCGGACGACGGCGAGGAGGACGTGGACACGATCGCGGGGCTCGTCCTCGCCCGGCTGGGCCGGATCGCGCGGGTCGGAGACGCCGTCCGGATCGGCGGGCGACGCGTGGAGGTGGTCAAGGTCCGCGGTCGTCGGATCCTCCGTCTCGCCGTCTCCCCGCCGTCCCTTGACGGGGGTCAAGGGAAAAGCTGA
- a CDS encoding Fur family transcriptional regulator: MKGSIGTLAERMRVKGLRMTGQRQLLVEVLEEATEHLDAEALYKRAKVKDPTIHRATIYRTLNKLKKLGLVDELDLMHVSGERHYYEIRPSSLHIHLVCTKCKGVLEPEGPFWESIKRRVQEESGFRPEVVRIEMAGLCAACQHPSRRAHSA, from the coding sequence GTGAAGGGCTCGATCGGAACGCTGGCGGAGCGGATGCGGGTCAAGGGCCTGCGGATGACCGGCCAGCGGCAGCTGCTCGTCGAGGTCCTCGAGGAGGCGACGGAGCACCTGGATGCCGAGGCGCTCTACAAGCGCGCCAAGGTAAAGGACCCGACGATCCATCGGGCGACGATCTACCGGACGCTCAACAAGCTCAAGAAGCTCGGCCTCGTCGACGAGCTCGACCTGATGCACGTCAGCGGCGAGCGGCACTACTACGAGATCCGGCCCTCGTCGCTGCACATCCACCTCGTCTGCACGAAGTGCAAAGGGGTCCTCGAGCCCGAGGGTCCGTTCTGGGAGAGCATCAAGCGCCGCGTCCAGGAGGAGAGCGGCTTCCGGCCCGAGGTCGTGCGCATCGAGATGGCCGGCCTGTGCGCCGCGTGCCAGCACCCATCCCGCCGGGCGCACAGCGCATGA